In Zerene cesonia ecotype Mississippi chromosome 17, Zerene_cesonia_1.1, whole genome shotgun sequence, a single genomic region encodes these proteins:
- the LOC119833411 gene encoding uncharacterized protein LOC119833411 — protein MKPGKSSDVTEEIAEVHTTARSPSPKQKAKERSRSRSGSRKLSNGHATANEAITVEDVPEKAKTRENWKNSEQESLDTELPIHDQIKMDILGFVEKEIKKTDKPSFVFYSHDPNGLDDKYLKTLSRPSSGHREKRSPSYRKKKRHSSRHRDRDLHDFEIPGSSLIALEKVDDYLKEYNKDEVVTLSGELEIEAHDVENNNGSSRELRHKPRKTRRKAREDRHEAHSNGRDVSPKVFKTASRSKAKPARPADLTTMLESLQSSVPYHDQYIDNPFSSPSPSPLTSPNDDRMDPFSRRPEKIYLQGGGTFRVVSRDRILETQQSRDEEKYARLGDVTPLDVALTVQKAWRSIAPACHGVLGGLSLMHLLLISYSDSLDAGHLSFHAVVTMPYVAAYYFFCVLCLVSVLDRLDITSIDASQGLQPWFQPIVLVILYTACLLVCTAARMYDELMVYQYAPLVANITANITTPTIPTFYHTWTHFSIWRAVLSILGLVYFIISSPQDLVYVNLNKLLQFKHSLQSIG, from the exons atgaAGCCAGGAAAGAGTTCGGATGTGACTGAGGAGATAGCTGAAGTACATACAACAGCTCGATCGCCGTCACCAAAGCAAAAAGCTAAGGAGCGATCAAGAAGTAGATCTGGCTCCCGGAAACTTTCCAATGGACATGCTACTGCAAATGAAGCGATCACGGTGGAAGACGTTCCTGAAAAGGCGAAAACCCGAGAGAATTGGAAAAATTCCGAACAGGAATCCCTCGATACGGAACTACCTATACatgatcaaattaaaatggacATCCTTGGTTTTGTtgagaaagaaataaagaaaactgaTAAGCCATCATTTGTGTTCTATTCTCATGATCCGAACGGCTTGGACGATAAGTATTTGAAGACATTGTCGAGACCATCAAGTGGCCACAGAGAAAAGCGGAGTCCTTCTTACAGGAAGAAGAAAAGACACAGTTCTAGACATCGGGACAGAGATTTGCATGACTTTGAAATACCTGGATCTAGCTTGATAGCCTTAGAGAAG GTTGATGATTACTTAAAAGAGTACAACAAAGATGAAGTAGTGACTCTCAGCGGAGAGCTGGAAATAGAGGCGCATGATGTGGAAAACAACAATGGATCATCTCGGGAGCTTCGGCACAAGCCAAGGAAGACCAGGCGAAAAGCCAGGGAGGACAGGCATGAAGCTCACTCCAATGGTAGAGATGTTAGCCCAAAAGTGTTTAAAACTGCTAGTAGGAGTAAGGCTAAACCAG CACGTCCCGCAGACCTAACAACAATGCTGGAGAGCTTACAGTCAAGTGTCCCATATCATGATCAGTACATTGACAATCCATTTTCATCACCATCACCATCACCGCTCACATCACCCAACGATGATAGAATGGACCCGTTCTCTCGGAGGCCAGAGAAGATATACCTACAAGGGGGTGGGACTTTCCGGGTTGTATCACGTGACAGAATATTGGAGACACAGCAATCAAGGGATGAGGAAAAATATGCAAG GCTGGGCGATGTAACGCCGCTAGATGTCGCTCTCACAGTCCAAAAGGCGTGGCGTTCGATCGCGCCCGCTTGTCACGGTGTCCTAGGCGGTCTATCGCTTATGCACTTACTGCTAATCAGCTATTCGGATAGTCTAGACGCAGGACACCTGTCTTTCCATGCGGTTGTGACTATGCCCTATGTGGCTGCGTATTATTTCTTCTGTGTGCTGTGTTTGGTGTCGGTTCTGGATAG ATTGGACATAACCAGTATAGACGCAAGTCAAGGCCTCCAGCCCTGGTTCCAGCCGATCGTGCTAGTTATACTATATACCGCGTGTTTGCTCGTGTGCACTGCGGCGAGGATGTATGACGAGCTGATGGTCTACCAGTATGCGCCGCTTGTGGCTAATATAACTGCTAATATCACTACG ccGACAATACCAACCTTCTATCACACATGgacacatttttcaatatggcGCGCGGTGTTGTCAATACTGGGGCTTGTCTATTTCATCATATCCAGTCCGCAAGATTTGGTTTAcgttaatttgaataaattattgcaattcAAACATTCTCTACAGAGTATTGGATGA